One segment of Clostridium ljungdahlii DSM 13528 DNA contains the following:
- the acsC gene encoding acetyl-CoA decarbonylase/synthase complex subunit gamma, with translation MALTGLNIFKLTPKKNCKDCGFPTCLAFSMKVAAGAVEIGKCPHMSDEAMEKLAEATAPIMKTITIGKGDNEYKLGGETVLFRHEKTFVNRNRFAVAFSDSMDDAEVDAKIQHIKDVDYVRIGEQMKTEFAAIKYAGNKDKYLALINKIKASGVKVAYALVCEDVAVMKEALPLVKDENPLVYGANKDNFKEMVELVKGDKLALGVKADGLEALYGLVEEIQKLGYKNLVLDPGGKSIKEAFENTVQIRRINIEGQDRTFGYPSIIFLDELTKADKFMEVALSTLFTLKYGSLLVLSDMDYARALPLYSIRQNVFTDPQKPMTVDLGIHGINNPDENSPVLCTVDFALTYFLVSGEVERSKVPVWMVIPDAGGYSVLTSWAAGKFTGAAIADEIKKCGISEKTKNRTLLIPGKVAVLKGELEELLPDWNIVISSTEAMFIPKLLKELTAK, from the coding sequence ATGGCTTTAACAGGATTAAATATATTTAAATTAACACCAAAAAAGAATTGTAAGGATTGTGGTTTTCCTACTTGTCTAGCTTTTTCAATGAAAGTAGCAGCAGGAGCTGTAGAAATAGGAAAATGTCCTCATATGAGTGATGAGGCAATGGAAAAATTAGCTGAAGCTACTGCACCAATTATGAAGACAATAACTATTGGTAAGGGAGATAATGAATATAAATTAGGTGGAGAAACTGTTTTATTCCGTCATGAAAAAACTTTTGTAAATAGAAATAGATTTGCAGTTGCATTTTCCGATAGTATGGATGATGCAGAAGTAGATGCTAAGATCCAGCATATAAAAGATGTAGATTATGTTAGAATCGGTGAACAAATGAAAACCGAATTTGCTGCAATAAAATATGCAGGAAATAAAGACAAATATCTTGCTTTAATAAACAAAATAAAAGCGAGTGGAGTAAAAGTAGCTTATGCCCTAGTCTGTGAAGATGTAGCAGTAATGAAAGAAGCTCTTCCACTAGTTAAAGATGAAAATCCATTAGTTTATGGAGCTAATAAAGATAATTTTAAAGAAATGGTTGAACTTGTAAAAGGAGATAAATTAGCTTTAGGTGTAAAGGCAGACGGATTGGAAGCTCTTTATGGTTTAGTAGAAGAAATACAAAAATTAGGATATAAGAACTTAGTACTTGATCCAGGTGGAAAATCTATTAAAGAAGCTTTTGAAAATACAGTTCAAATTAGAAGAATAAATATTGAAGGTCAGGATAGAACTTTTGGATATCCTTCTATAATATTCCTAGATGAACTTACTAAAGCTGATAAATTTATGGAAGTAGCTTTATCTACATTATTTACTTTGAAATATGGTTCATTACTTGTTTTAAGTGATATGGATTATGCAAGAGCACTTCCTCTTTATAGTATAAGACAGAATGTATTTACAGATCCACAAAAACCAATGACAGTTGATTTGGGTATACATGGAATTAACAACCCAGATGAAAACTCACCAGTATTATGTACTGTTGACTTTGCTCTTACTTACTTCCTAGTTTCAGGAGAAGTTGAAAGATCTAAAGTTCCAGTATGGATGGTTATACCAGATGCAGGCGGATATTCTGTTCTTACATCTTGGGCTGCAGGTAAATTTACTGGTGCTGCAATAGCTGATGAAATAAAGAAGTGTGGAATATCAGAGAAGACTAAGAACAGAACTCTTTTAATCCCAGGAAAGGTTGCAGTTTTGAAAGGTGAATTAGAGGAACTTCTCCCAGATTGGAATATAGTAATTAGTAGTACAGAAGCTATGTTTATTCCTAAGTTATTAAAAGAGTTAACTGCTAAGTAA
- the gcvH gene encoding glycine cleavage system protein GcvH, with protein MDFPKELKYSKEHTWAKIEGDTALIGISDFAQDQLGEILFVEMPDVGDEITQGVSLGVVESSKKASDVISPLSGEVLEVNEKLDDEPEYINENAYDAWIVKIKVKDSGEVKNLVDASEYEAGLK; from the coding sequence ATGGATTTTCCAAAAGAATTAAAGTATAGCAAAGAACACACATGGGCAAAGATTGAAGGAGACACAGCACTTATAGGCATAAGTGATTTTGCACAGGATCAACTTGGAGAGATATTATTTGTAGAAATGCCAGATGTAGGAGATGAAATTACTCAAGGAGTTTCTCTTGGAGTTGTTGAATCATCTAAAAAGGCTTCAGATGTAATATCTCCATTATCTGGAGAAGTATTGGAAGTTAATGAGAAACTAGATGATGAACCAGAATATATAAATGAAAATGCTTATGATGCATGGATAGTAAAAATAAAAGTAAAAGACAGTGGAGAAGTTAAAAACTTAGTAGATGCTTCTGAATATGAAGCAGGTTTGAAATAA
- the acsE gene encoding carbon monoxide dehydrogenase/acetyl-CoA synthase methytransferase subunit, translating into MDKFMIIGERIHCISPSIRKAIEERNPEPIFKRAKEQLDAGANYLDFNIGPARKDGEEIMQWGVKALQSEFDNVPLALDTTNKKAIEAGLKVYNREKGKPIINSADAGERIGNIDLAAEYDAMSIALCAKEGITKDNDERIAYCTEMLEKGMGLGMEPTDLLFDPLFLVIKGMQDKQKEVLEAIKLISDMGLRTCCGLSNVSNGAPKEIRPIMDATFAAMAIQCGLTSAIMNPCDKRLMETIKTCDVVNGAVLYADSYLEL; encoded by the coding sequence ATGGATAAATTTATGATCATAGGCGAAAGAATTCACTGCATATCTCCATCTATAAGAAAGGCTATTGAGGAAAGAAATCCTGAACCAATATTCAAAAGAGCAAAAGAACAATTGGATGCAGGAGCTAATTATCTAGATTTTAATATAGGACCAGCAAGAAAAGATGGGGAAGAAATTATGCAGTGGGGTGTTAAGGCTCTCCAAAGTGAATTTGACAACGTTCCACTAGCACTTGATACAACAAATAAGAAGGCTATAGAGGCAGGACTTAAAGTTTACAATAGAGAAAAAGGAAAACCTATCATAAATTCTGCAGATGCAGGAGAAAGAATTGGGAATATAGACTTAGCTGCAGAATATGATGCTATGAGCATAGCACTTTGTGCAAAAGAAGGAATAACAAAAGACAATGATGAAAGAATAGCATATTGCACTGAAATGCTTGAAAAAGGTATGGGTCTTGGAATGGAGCCTACAGATTTACTGTTTGATCCATTATTCTTAGTAATAAAGGGCATGCAGGATAAACAAAAAGAAGTATTAGAGGCTATTAAATTAATAAGTGATATGGGTCTTAGAACTTGCTGTGGATTAAGTAATGTTTCAAATGGAGCACCTAAGGAAATAAGACCAATAATGGATGCAACTTTTGCAGCTATGGCAATACAATGTGGTCTTACTTCTGCAATAATGAATCCATGTGACAAGAGATTAATGGAGACAATAAAGACTTGTGATGTTGTAAATGGTGCTGTTTTATATGCAGATTCTTACTTAGAGTTGTAA
- the acsB gene encoding acetyl-CoA decarbonylase/synthase complex subunit alpha/beta: MNLFQTVFTGSKQALAAAEGIVKQAVDEKGKDYKVAFPDTAYSLPVIFAATGKKITTVGELEGALDIVRSLIVEEEMLDKLLNSGLATAVAAEIIEAAKYVLSDAPYAEPCVGFISDPIIRSLGVPLVTGDIPGVAVILGECPDAETAAKIIKDYQSKGLLTCLVGKVIDQAIEGKVKMGLDLRVIPLGYDVTSVIHVVTVAIRAALIFGGIKGGQLNDILKYTAERVPAFVNAFGPLSELVVSAGAGAIALGFPVLTDQVVPEVPTLLLTQKDYDKMVKTSLEARNIKIKITEIPIPVSFAAAFEGERIRKNDMLAEFGGNKTKAWELVMCADQGEVEDHKIEVIGPDIDTIDKAPGRMPLGMLIKVSGTNMQKDFEPVLERRLHYFLNYIEGVMHVGQRNLTWVRIGKEAFEKGFRLKHFGEVIYAKMLDEFGSVVDKCEVTIITDPDKAEELEGKYAVPRYSERDARLESLVDEKVDTFYSCNLCQSFAPAHVCIVTPERLGLCGAVSWLDAKATLELNPTGPCQAVPKEGVVDENLGIWEKVNETVSKISQGAVTSVTLYSILQDPMTSCGCFECITGIMPEANGVVMVNREFGATTPLGMTFGELASMTGGGVQTPGFMGHGRQFIASKKFMKGEGGLGRIVWMPKELKDFVAEKLNKTAKELYDIDNFADMICDETIATESEDVVKFLEEKGHPALKMDPIM; the protein is encoded by the coding sequence ATGAATTTATTTCAAACTGTATTCACTGGTTCAAAGCAGGCTCTAGCAGCTGCTGAAGGCATAGTAAAACAAGCTGTTGACGAGAAGGGTAAAGACTATAAAGTAGCATTTCCTGATACTGCATATTCACTACCAGTAATTTTTGCAGCTACAGGAAAAAAGATAACTACTGTAGGAGAATTAGAAGGTGCATTAGATATAGTAAGAAGTTTGATAGTTGAGGAGGAAATGCTTGATAAGCTTTTAAATTCAGGACTTGCAACAGCTGTTGCAGCAGAAATTATAGAAGCTGCAAAGTATGTTCTTTCCGATGCTCCTTACGCAGAACCATGTGTAGGATTTATATCTGACCCAATAATTCGTTCTCTTGGTGTACCACTTGTTACTGGAGATATACCAGGTGTAGCAGTTATATTAGGAGAATGTCCAGATGCAGAGACTGCAGCTAAAATTATAAAGGATTATCAATCAAAAGGTCTTTTAACATGCTTAGTTGGAAAAGTAATTGACCAGGCAATAGAAGGAAAAGTTAAGATGGGACTTGACCTCAGGGTTATTCCACTTGGATATGATGTTACATCTGTAATTCATGTTGTAACTGTAGCTATAAGAGCTGCACTTATATTCGGAGGAATTAAGGGCGGTCAGTTAAATGATATATTAAAATATACAGCAGAAAGAGTACCTGCTTTTGTAAATGCATTCGGACCATTAAGCGAACTTGTAGTTTCAGCAGGTGCAGGAGCTATAGCACTTGGATTCCCTGTACTAACTGATCAGGTTGTACCAGAAGTTCCTACATTGTTGTTAACTCAAAAAGATTATGATAAAATGGTTAAAACTTCATTAGAAGCTAGAAATATAAAGATAAAGATAACTGAGATCCCAATTCCAGTTTCCTTTGCAGCAGCATTTGAAGGTGAAAGAATAAGAAAGAATGATATGCTTGCAGAGTTTGGTGGAAATAAGACTAAAGCTTGGGAATTAGTTATGTGTGCAGATCAGGGAGAAGTTGAAGATCACAAGATAGAGGTTATAGGACCAGATATAGATACTATAGATAAAGCTCCTGGAAGAATGCCTCTTGGAATGCTTATTAAAGTAAGTGGAACAAATATGCAGAAGGATTTTGAGCCAGTGCTTGAAAGAAGACTTCACTACTTCTTAAACTATATAGAAGGAGTAATGCATGTTGGTCAGAGAAATCTTACTTGGGTAAGAATAGGTAAGGAAGCTTTTGAAAAAGGATTTAGATTGAAACATTTTGGTGAAGTAATATACGCTAAAATGTTAGATGAATTTGGTTCAGTTGTAGACAAATGTGAAGTAACTATAATAACTGATCCAGATAAGGCTGAAGAATTGGAAGGCAAATATGCTGTACCAAGATATTCAGAAAGAGATGCAAGACTTGAATCATTAGTTGATGAAAAAGTTGATACTTTCTATTCATGTAATTTGTGTCAATCCTTTGCACCTGCACATGTATGTATAGTAACTCCTGAAAGACTTGGACTTTGCGGTGCAGTTTCATGGCTTGATGCTAAAGCTACACTTGAATTAAATCCAACAGGACCATGCCAGGCAGTTCCAAAAGAAGGCGTAGTTGATGAAAATTTAGGTATTTGGGAAAAAGTAAATGAAACTGTTTCAAAAATTTCTCAAGGTGCTGTAACTAGTGTTACATTATACAGTATATTACAAGATCCAATGACTTCCTGTGGATGTTTTGAGTGTATTACAGGTATAATGCCAGAAGCAAATGGTGTTGTAATGGTAAACAGAGAATTTGGTGCAACAACTCCTCTTGGAATGACATTTGGTGAACTTGCATCTATGACAGGTGGTGGAGTTCAGACTCCAGGATTTATGGGACATGGAAGACAATTCATAGCTTCAAAGAAGTTTATGAAAGGTGAAGGCGGACTTGGCAGAATAGTTTGGATGCCAAAAGAATTAAAAGACTTTGTTGCAGAAAAATTAAATAAGACAGCAAAGGAATTATATGATATAGATAATTTTGCAGATATGATCTGTGATGAAACTATAGCTACAGAATCTGAAGACGTAGTAAAATTCTTGGAAGAAAAAGGTCATCCTGCATTAAAGATGGATCCAATAATGTAG